In the Anastrepha obliqua isolate idAnaObli1 chromosome 1, idAnaObli1_1.0, whole genome shotgun sequence genome, one interval contains:
- the LOC129239631 gene encoding ATP-dependent Clp protease ATP-binding subunit clpX-like, mitochondrial isoform X1, translated as MSVVRHFVLLSQLPRLGPNYYWLRGVCCASVTQIKNSNDTVTSTRCLHNHTDRGDAFRTSVIPTATSSHGGNTTSDTSSGAGATSGGSTGGVSGGASSAGSGGEPPNDKNILSCPKCGNPCTQVETFVSSTRFVKCAKCNHFFVVLSEVDSKKSPKDEPKNYRKPPPPPQKIMEYLDRHVVGQDFAKKVLSVAVYNHYKRIHHNLPQVQTQTTIQTAEAMGRTDLLHISGIGHTISNTSGTELPPKGHMSGGGGHHAHSDSGSEILDKQNYEVKLEKSNILMLGPTGSGKTLIAQTIARCLDVPFAICDCTTLTQAGYVGEDIESVISKLLQDANYNVERAQTGIVFLDEVDKIGAVPGIHQLRDVGGEGVQQGMLKMLEGTIVNVPERNSPRKLRGETVQVDTTNILFVASGAYTGLDRLIARRINEKYLGFGIPSTNSSGRRAAQSTASPMDSDQEERDKSLKKVQARDLVEFGMIPEFVGRFPVIVPFHSLNVSMLVRILTEPKNALIPQYKALIGMDKVELTFERDAIESIAAMAMERHTGARGLRSIMEQLLLDPMFLVPGSDITGVHITAEYVKGDAQPVYVRKENGDAGAADENDSEGKNYEDSESAKVRITQ; from the exons GTGTCTGTTGCGCCAGTGTCACCCAAATCAAGAACTCCAATGACACCGTCACCTCAACACGTTGCTTGCACAACCACACAGATCGCGGCGATGCTTTCCGCACATCCGTGATACCCACGGCGACATCATCGCACGGCGGCAACACCACCAGCGACACCTCATCGGGCGCAGGCGCTACTAGTGGCGGTTCGACGGGTGGCGTTAGTGGCGGCGCTTCGAGTGCAGGCAGCGGCGGTGAACCACCCAATGATAAAAATATACTCTCATGTCCGAAATGCGGTAATCCATGCACTCAGGTGGAGACGTTCGTCAGTTCGACGCGTTTCGTAAAATGCGCCAAATGTAACCACTTCTTTGTCGTACTCTCCGAGGTCGATTCGAAGAAGAGTCCAAAAGACGAGCCGAAAAATTATCGCAAACCACCACCACCCCCACAGAAGATTATGGAATACCTAGATCGTCATGTGGTCGGGCAGGATTTTGCGAAGAAAGTGCTTTCAGTTGCCGTTTACAATCACTACAAACGTATTCATCACAATTTGCCGCAAGTGCAGACGCAAACGACCATACAGACCGCCGAAGCAATGGGGCGTACAGATTTGCTGCATATCTCCGGCATTGGGCATACAATTTCCAACACATCAGGCACCGAGTTGCCACCGAAGGGCCACATGTCGGGTGGTGGCGGACATCATGCGCATTCGGACTCTGGTTCGGAAATATtggataaacaaaattacgaagTGAAGCTGGAGAAGAGTAACATTTTGATGTTGGGTCCGACTGGTTCGGGAAAAACCTTGATTGCCCAAACAATCGCGCGCTGTCTTGATGTACCGTTTGCGATCTGTGACTGTACCACACTCACACAAGCCGGCTATGTGGGCGAGGACATTGAAAGCGTAATTTCAAAGCTGTTACAAGACGCCAATTACAA TGTTGAACGCGCTCAAACCGGCATCGTGTTCTTGGATGAAGTCGATAAAATCGGCGCGGTACCCGGCATTCACCAGCTGCGTGATGTTGGTGGTGAAGGTGTGCAACAGGGAATGCTAAAAATGCTGGAAGGTACGATCGTCAATGTACCCGAACGCAATTCGCCGCGTAAGCTGCGAGGCGAGACAGTGCAAGTGGATACAACGAATATACTATTTGTAGCGTCAGGCGCCTACACTGGTTTGGATCGACTCATTGCTAGACGAATCAACGAAAAG tATTTGGGTTTCGGTATACCCTCAACAAATTCGTCCGGACGTCGCGCCGCTCAATCGACGGCCTCCCCCATGGACAGTGATCAGGAGGAGCGCGACAAAAGCCTAAAAAAAGTGCAAGCCAGAGATCTCGTTGAATTCGGAATGATACCT GAATTCGTTGGTCGCTTTCCTGTCATTGTGCCTTTCCACAGCCTCAATGTGAGTATGTTGGTGCGCATTCTAACCGAACCTAAGAATGCTTTAATACCGCAATACAAGGCGCTCATCGGCATGGATAAGGTGGAATTGACATTCGAACGGGATGCCATCGAATCAATAGCCGCCATGGCGATGGAGCGTCACACCGGTGCACGTGGCCTGCGTTCAATTATG GAGCAATTGCTGCTCGATCCGATGTTTTTGGTGCCCGGCTCCGATATCACCGGCGTGCACATAACCGCCGAATATGTGAAGGGCGATGCCCAGCCTGTGTACGTACGAAAGGAGAACGGCGATGCTGGTGCCGCGGATGAGAACGATAGTGAGGGTAAAAACTATGAGGACAGCGAAAGCGCCAAAGTACGCATCACGCAATAG
- the LOC129239631 gene encoding ATP-dependent Clp protease ATP-binding subunit clpX-like, mitochondrial isoform X2, with the protein MSVVRHFVLLSQLPRLGPNYYWLRGVCCASVTQIKNSNDTVTSTRCLHNHTDRGDAFRTSVIPTATSSHGGNTTSDTSSGAGATSGGSTGGVSGGASSAGSGGEPPNDKNILSCPKCGNPCTQVETFVSSTRFVKCAKCNHFFVVLSEVDSKKSPKDEPKNYRKPPPPPQKIMEYLDRHVVGQDFAKKVLSVAVYNHYKRIHHNLPQVQTQTTIQTAEAMGRTDLLHISGIGHTISNTSGTELPPKGHMSGGGGHHAHSDSGSEILDKQNYEVKLEKSNILMLGPTGSGKTLIAQTIARCLDVPFAICDCTTLTQAGYVGEDIESVISKLLQDANYNVERAQTGIVFLDEVDKIGAVPGIHQLRDVGGEGVQQGMLKMLEGTIVNVPERNSPRKLRGETVQVDTTNILFVASGAYTGLDRLIARRINEKYLGFGIPSTNSSGRRAAQSTASPMDSDQEERDKSLKKVQARDLVEFGMIPEFVGRFPVIVPFHSLNVSMLVRILTEPKNALIPQYKALIGMDKVELTFERDAIESIAAMAMERHTGARGLRSIMEQLLLDPMFLVPGSDITGVHITAEYVKGDAQPVYVRKENGDAGAADENDSEVYILQ; encoded by the exons GTGTCTGTTGCGCCAGTGTCACCCAAATCAAGAACTCCAATGACACCGTCACCTCAACACGTTGCTTGCACAACCACACAGATCGCGGCGATGCTTTCCGCACATCCGTGATACCCACGGCGACATCATCGCACGGCGGCAACACCACCAGCGACACCTCATCGGGCGCAGGCGCTACTAGTGGCGGTTCGACGGGTGGCGTTAGTGGCGGCGCTTCGAGTGCAGGCAGCGGCGGTGAACCACCCAATGATAAAAATATACTCTCATGTCCGAAATGCGGTAATCCATGCACTCAGGTGGAGACGTTCGTCAGTTCGACGCGTTTCGTAAAATGCGCCAAATGTAACCACTTCTTTGTCGTACTCTCCGAGGTCGATTCGAAGAAGAGTCCAAAAGACGAGCCGAAAAATTATCGCAAACCACCACCACCCCCACAGAAGATTATGGAATACCTAGATCGTCATGTGGTCGGGCAGGATTTTGCGAAGAAAGTGCTTTCAGTTGCCGTTTACAATCACTACAAACGTATTCATCACAATTTGCCGCAAGTGCAGACGCAAACGACCATACAGACCGCCGAAGCAATGGGGCGTACAGATTTGCTGCATATCTCCGGCATTGGGCATACAATTTCCAACACATCAGGCACCGAGTTGCCACCGAAGGGCCACATGTCGGGTGGTGGCGGACATCATGCGCATTCGGACTCTGGTTCGGAAATATtggataaacaaaattacgaagTGAAGCTGGAGAAGAGTAACATTTTGATGTTGGGTCCGACTGGTTCGGGAAAAACCTTGATTGCCCAAACAATCGCGCGCTGTCTTGATGTACCGTTTGCGATCTGTGACTGTACCACACTCACACAAGCCGGCTATGTGGGCGAGGACATTGAAAGCGTAATTTCAAAGCTGTTACAAGACGCCAATTACAA TGTTGAACGCGCTCAAACCGGCATCGTGTTCTTGGATGAAGTCGATAAAATCGGCGCGGTACCCGGCATTCACCAGCTGCGTGATGTTGGTGGTGAAGGTGTGCAACAGGGAATGCTAAAAATGCTGGAAGGTACGATCGTCAATGTACCCGAACGCAATTCGCCGCGTAAGCTGCGAGGCGAGACAGTGCAAGTGGATACAACGAATATACTATTTGTAGCGTCAGGCGCCTACACTGGTTTGGATCGACTCATTGCTAGACGAATCAACGAAAAG tATTTGGGTTTCGGTATACCCTCAACAAATTCGTCCGGACGTCGCGCCGCTCAATCGACGGCCTCCCCCATGGACAGTGATCAGGAGGAGCGCGACAAAAGCCTAAAAAAAGTGCAAGCCAGAGATCTCGTTGAATTCGGAATGATACCT GAATTCGTTGGTCGCTTTCCTGTCATTGTGCCTTTCCACAGCCTCAATGTGAGTATGTTGGTGCGCATTCTAACCGAACCTAAGAATGCTTTAATACCGCAATACAAGGCGCTCATCGGCATGGATAAGGTGGAATTGACATTCGAACGGGATGCCATCGAATCAATAGCCGCCATGGCGATGGAGCGTCACACCGGTGCACGTGGCCTGCGTTCAATTATG GAGCAATTGCTGCTCGATCCGATGTTTTTGGTGCCCGGCTCCGATATCACCGGCGTGCACATAACCGCCGAATATGTGAAGGGCGATGCCCAGCCTGTGTACGTACGAAAGGAGAACGGCGATGCTGGTGCCGCGGATGAGAACGATAGTGAGG tttatattttgcaataa